One window from the genome of Leptospira ryugenii encodes:
- the flaA2 gene encoding flagellar filament outer layer protein FlaA2, with amino-acid sequence MGKIGMTKLMLGLFLSIGLLYAQAEGPGGQQAAANDEDSPLRKIILDDFEESEDWRVKSTTPLGETRTLKLVQRGLIKDVFDEKTVPDNGGDKIEKNHILGVKTFFSTKGFDRVELYPPHEYIIKGKVRQISVWVLGRKYRHTLFAKFRDYKDNTHNVRMGKLDFFGWRKLTATIPGYIPQSTRFALLDKNLHFVSLFVTSDTHEVAGEFYFYVDDLQVRADRSESKYPGSEIKDNW; translated from the coding sequence ATGGGGAAAATAGGAATGACCAAACTAATGTTAGGCCTCTTCCTTTCGATAGGTTTGTTGTATGCACAGGCGGAAGGTCCTGGCGGTCAACAAGCGGCAGCGAACGATGAGGATAGTCCACTCAGAAAAATCATTTTAGATGATTTTGAAGAGTCTGAAGATTGGAGAGTCAAATCGACAACTCCGCTTGGAGAAACGAGAACGCTTAAACTCGTTCAAAGAGGACTAATCAAAGACGTTTTTGATGAAAAAACCGTGCCAGACAATGGCGGGGATAAAATCGAAAAGAACCATATATTGGGTGTGAAAACATTTTTTTCCACAAAAGGTTTTGATCGAGTGGAACTTTATCCTCCACATGAATATATCATCAAAGGAAAAGTAAGACAAATCTCTGTTTGGGTGTTGGGTAGAAAATACCGACATACACTCTTTGCAAAATTTCGTGATTACAAAGACAATACTCACAATGTTAGAATGGGTAAATTGGATTTTTTTGGTTGGAGAAAATTAACCGCAACCATTCCAGGATACATCCCACAAAGCACTCGTTTTGCGCTTTTGGACAAAAACTTACATTTTGTCTCCCTTTTTGTAACTTCAGATACTCATGAAGTTGCGGGTGAATTCTACTTTTATGTAGATGACCTTCAAGTGCGTGCAGATCGTTCAGAATCCAAATACCCTGGATCTGAGATCAAGGACAATTGGTAA
- a CDS encoding DNA-binding protein, whose translation MDPEILTEKIVTQNKTFLVDLKKNQAGFYLKVSEWSNSKKSSIFLPAEGIDRMIEILYKFKSQISDNDITKDPV comes from the coding sequence GTGGACCCCGAAATCCTAACCGAGAAGATCGTTACCCAAAATAAGACCTTTCTCGTGGATTTAAAGAAAAACCAAGCTGGCTTTTACCTGAAGGTGTCGGAGTGGTCGAACAGTAAGAAGTCCTCGATTTTTCTTCCTGCTGAAGGAATCGATCGAATGATCGAAATCTTGTATAAATTCAAAAGCCAAATATCCGATAATGATATTACCAAGGACCCGGTTTAG
- a CDS encoding cyclic nucleotide-binding domain-containing protein encodes MNPKVESLKQIYLFRTLNQDELLHIAEKVTEVHLPPRNVLYDIGEEAQSMFIVKYGTLQISTATNQGDDVNLVTLGQGDHFGELPFFDGEKRSAKVEAKENSELYELRYQDLLEMFQKNQTMETKFYKEVTHYYIKRLRKLTHDLTYARELRKRFA; translated from the coding sequence ATGAATCCTAAAGTAGAGAGCCTTAAACAAATCTATCTCTTCCGTACCTTAAACCAGGATGAATTGTTGCATATTGCAGAAAAAGTCACCGAAGTCCACCTTCCCCCCAGAAATGTTCTCTATGACATAGGAGAGGAAGCCCAGTCCATGTTCATCGTGAAGTATGGAACCCTCCAGATTTCCACTGCGACCAACCAAGGAGATGATGTGAACTTGGTGACATTGGGGCAGGGGGATCATTTCGGAGAATTGCCTTTTTTTGATGGCGAAAAACGCTCCGCAAAGGTAGAAGCGAAAGAAAATTCAGAACTCTATGAGCTCCGCTACCAAGATCTCCTAGAAATGTTCCAAAAAAACCAAACCATGGAGACCAAATTCTACAAAGAAGTCACACACTACTACATCAAACGCCTACGCAAATTGACCCACGATTTGACCTATGCGCGTGAACTTAGAAAACGATTTGCCTAA
- a CDS encoding response regulator, whose amino-acid sequence MTQKKTVILVEDHAVTRVGVKHVVNSSNDFEVVGEAEHASQIEPLLKDKNPDFMLLDLRVPGENVLNMVKDWKKSFPNLKVVTLTMLDEQTVVHSAIEAGVDGYLLKSDDLSSLTKNLDEIAQGKTVYSKNLKLSFNRKTQDGKVANKKEKQILSLLGQGKTYQEIGDDIGLSKRTVEYHVGRLKDRFNAKTVAELIGRAKEQMLI is encoded by the coding sequence ATGACACAGAAAAAAACAGTAATTTTGGTAGAGGACCATGCAGTCACACGAGTTGGTGTGAAACACGTAGTAAATTCTTCCAATGATTTCGAGGTTGTAGGCGAAGCAGAACATGCCTCTCAAATTGAACCCTTGCTAAAAGATAAAAACCCTGATTTTATGTTACTCGATCTACGAGTGCCTGGGGAAAATGTTTTGAATATGGTGAAGGATTGGAAAAAGTCTTTCCCAAATCTTAAAGTTGTCACATTAACCATGCTAGATGAACAAACCGTAGTTCATTCTGCCATTGAAGCTGGTGTAGATGGTTATCTACTCAAATCAGATGATCTGTCTAGTCTCACAAAAAATTTGGATGAGATTGCGCAAGGGAAAACGGTATATTCTAAAAATCTAAAATTATCCTTCAACCGAAAGACCCAAGATGGTAAAGTGGCCAACAAAAAAGAAAAACAAATACTTTCCCTATTGGGCCAAGGTAAAACTTACCAAGAGATCGGTGATGACATCGGCTTATCAAAACGAACAGTTGAATACCATGTGGGCCGCCTAAAAGACCGCTTCAATGCAAAAACGGTAGCTGAGTTGATTGGTAGAGCCAAAGAACAAATGCTAATCTAA
- a CDS encoding hybrid sensor histidine kinase/response regulator: MRFVALGRKFSIISMFAFVALFACRETPIPKERPTFSEVGVLGLKDRKLEEINPFPLEGIWHAFPGKLAETEEDFLALEKEVPIPLKIPGYWIDQNLPPHGCVTYRLKLDVDLPGNLMIYLKEASSAYRLYAYSKERGLVELGGSGTLSLTKEGSIGYYGESARSFRVFPSSALYLVVSNHLYSRGGPYYSPILGSPELTLVFLRTKERKKFFFLGVFFLLSLYHLVLYLHRRRDMFTLFYAIMCFMWFLRIALFERVTRDWFMPSDFMEMLQIRLEYLTFILLQIFAVNFFYHFFSPHFKPRTRNILIVPLVLILLVTLFSPYSVYTKFLYITQVYMMVLLVTSYRGIYRIIRNRDTRHTGIVFLLGTTVILATTVYDSLVFLYRWELPFLTEFAFTFYSICLAYEIANRNSYAWETAEYLTTNLRNEVDWKTIELRKEKEKAEKASEMKDKFISIVSHDIRSPLFGISSVVNLLTESPPSLSPDKTKQVLNDASIGLKNLLSMVEDLIQYSRFQNATIFPDYQLFDFNLVFESLKEKAKSLLDTKNLRLQMDIPDSAVAIGDPHLIQHLLWNFLTNAIKFSHPGSSIEIRAKEINQHWNLSIIDQGIGFPEDWAERIFEEGFVYVRKGTADEFGAGVGLAFCKEVSDRHGGLLVAHSLEGKGSHFTFMLPNYDRVVLVLDDNPGYRSQVRKILKNLPVVIWEEEYADHALQSIPKLRPDLVIVDFSMPEKDGLTFLTELYANPDMVEIKSLMLSSSQNDPKTGKKLEEDLLKIGGDSFLKKTVSDERLFLEIKRLLGFL, translated from the coding sequence ATGAGGTTCGTTGCCTTGGGTCGCAAGTTCAGTATCATAAGCATGTTTGCCTTTGTTGCCCTATTCGCTTGCCGCGAAACTCCTATCCCCAAAGAGAGGCCTACATTTTCGGAAGTAGGGGTCCTCGGACTCAAAGACCGTAAATTAGAAGAGATTAACCCATTCCCTCTCGAAGGCATTTGGCATGCTTTTCCTGGAAAGTTAGCAGAAACAGAAGAAGACTTTTTGGCTCTCGAAAAAGAAGTGCCGATACCACTGAAAATCCCAGGGTATTGGATCGACCAAAACCTTCCTCCTCATGGTTGTGTGACCTACCGACTCAAATTGGATGTGGACCTCCCAGGCAATTTGATGATCTATCTTAAAGAGGCATCTTCCGCCTATCGCCTGTATGCCTATAGTAAGGAAAGAGGTCTCGTAGAATTAGGTGGATCAGGTACTTTGTCTCTAACAAAAGAAGGATCCATCGGTTATTACGGCGAGTCTGCCAGAAGTTTCCGTGTTTTTCCGAGTTCCGCCTTATATCTCGTCGTTTCCAATCACTTGTATTCTAGAGGAGGGCCTTATTACAGCCCTATATTAGGAAGCCCAGAACTAACTCTTGTTTTTTTAAGGACCAAGGAGAGAAAGAAATTCTTTTTCTTAGGAGTCTTTTTTTTGCTTTCTCTTTACCATCTCGTTCTCTACCTACATCGGCGCAGAGATATGTTCACACTGTTTTATGCAATCATGTGCTTTATGTGGTTTCTGCGCATCGCTTTGTTTGAACGTGTAACGCGAGATTGGTTTATGCCATCAGACTTTATGGAGATGCTGCAAATTCGTTTGGAGTATTTGACTTTCATCCTATTGCAAATTTTTGCGGTTAACTTTTTTTATCATTTCTTTTCCCCACATTTCAAACCGAGGACACGCAATATTCTTATCGTTCCTCTTGTTTTGATTTTACTTGTGACACTGTTTTCTCCTTATTCAGTTTACACAAAATTTTTATATATCACTCAAGTTTATATGATGGTTTTATTGGTGACGTCATATCGGGGGATCTATCGTATCATTCGAAACAGAGACACACGACACACCGGGATTGTATTTCTTTTGGGAACTACCGTTATCCTTGCGACAACCGTATATGATTCATTAGTCTTTCTCTATCGCTGGGAACTTCCCTTCCTGACTGAATTTGCATTTACCTTCTATTCTATCTGTTTGGCCTATGAAATAGCCAATCGAAATTCGTACGCCTGGGAGACGGCCGAATACCTCACTACAAATTTAAGAAATGAAGTCGATTGGAAGACGATTGAGTTGAGAAAGGAGAAAGAAAAAGCAGAAAAGGCAAGCGAGATGAAGGATAAGTTTATCTCAATTGTTTCCCATGATATCCGTTCTCCACTCTTTGGAATTTCATCGGTTGTAAATCTTTTAACAGAGTCACCTCCAAGCCTTAGTCCTGACAAAACAAAACAAGTACTAAACGATGCGTCCATTGGCTTAAAAAACCTTCTTTCCATGGTGGAGGATTTGATCCAATACTCACGCTTTCAGAATGCTACAATCTTTCCTGACTACCAATTGTTTGATTTCAATCTTGTTTTTGAGAGCCTAAAAGAAAAGGCAAAGAGTTTACTTGATACAAAGAACCTGCGCTTACAAATGGATATCCCAGACTCAGCCGTTGCGATTGGTGATCCTCATCTAATCCAACACTTACTTTGGAATTTCCTTACCAATGCAATAAAGTTCAGCCACCCAGGCTCTTCTATAGAAATCCGCGCAAAAGAAATCAACCAACACTGGAATCTGAGCATCATCGACCAAGGTATCGGATTTCCTGAAGATTGGGCGGAACGAATCTTTGAAGAAGGATTCGTCTATGTCAGAAAAGGGACTGCAGATGAGTTCGGAGCAGGGGTTGGCCTTGCCTTTTGTAAAGAAGTGAGTGATCGACATGGTGGTTTACTCGTTGCTCATTCTTTGGAAGGAAAAGGTAGTCATTTTACCTTTATGTTACCAAATTACGATCGAGTTGTACTCGTGTTAGATGACAATCCAGGCTATCGTAGCCAAGTTAGAAAGATATTGAAAAATTTACCAGTTGTGATTTGGGAGGAAGAATACGCAGACCATGCTTTACAATCTATCCCTAAACTTCGGCCCGATCTGGTAATTGTTGATTTTTCCATGCCAGAAAAAGATGGATTAACATTTTTAACAGAGCTTTATGCCAACCCTGATATGGTAGAGATCAAATCTTTAATGCTCTCTAGTTCTCAAAATGACCCAAAGACAGGAAAAAAATTAGAAGAAGATCTTTTAAAAATCGGAGGAGATTCATTTTTGAAAAAAACTGTCTCTGATGAGAGATTGTTTTTGGAGATCAAGAGACTCCTCGGATTTCTTTAG
- a CDS encoding helicase HerA-like domain-containing protein, whose translation MAKQDKAKFLEAIQSAYPNSDSTLYLGAGVHEGKTIPEAKVAIPLSTLNRHGLIAGATGTGKTKTLQVLCESLSVSGVPVLLMDIKGDLSGIAKEGSDSDIIKERAKSLDYAWKPEAFPVELLSLSGDKGVRLKATISEFGPVLLSRILNLNDTQQGVLALIFKYCDDLGIPLLDLKDIKKALQYLSNEGKEEIEKEYGAISSSSTATILRKIIELEGEGGEIFFGEPSFEVEDLIKKDNDGKGQISIIRLTEIQSKPRLFSTFMLSLLTEIYANFPEEGDLKQPKLALFIDEAHLVFEEASKDLVNQIESMVRLIRSKGVAVFFCTQSPTDIPSDILAQLGLKIQHALRAFTANDRKAIKEASANYPETDFYEVDKEITELGIGEAFITALNTKGIPTALVRTILKPPSSRMGILEPKEIAEILDGSDLVKKYAKDLDRESAYEILSKKVAEIADGEESTEEESQGKSTKKARRKQLEEDPSFVEKLSKNPLAREVGRTVAKEVTRGLLGMLGIPAGKRTKRKRSGLFGF comes from the coding sequence ATGGCAAAACAAGACAAAGCGAAGTTTCTGGAAGCGATCCAAAGTGCTTATCCCAATTCAGATTCTACACTCTATTTAGGCGCAGGCGTTCATGAGGGAAAGACCATTCCAGAAGCGAAGGTAGCCATCCCCCTTTCCACTTTAAATCGACACGGATTGATAGCCGGGGCTACCGGTACAGGAAAAACGAAAACCTTACAAGTACTATGTGAATCTCTTTCCGTATCTGGTGTTCCCGTTTTACTCATGGATATCAAAGGAGACCTTTCAGGCATTGCTAAAGAAGGATCCGATTCAGACATAATCAAGGAGCGTGCAAAGTCCTTAGACTATGCTTGGAAACCAGAGGCCTTTCCCGTTGAATTATTGAGTTTATCAGGTGATAAGGGTGTGCGTCTAAAAGCAACCATCAGTGAATTTGGACCTGTTCTTCTCTCTCGTATCTTAAATCTCAATGATACCCAACAAGGAGTACTTGCGCTTATCTTTAAGTATTGTGATGATTTAGGTATCCCTCTCCTTGATTTAAAAGATATCAAAAAAGCACTTCAATACCTAAGCAATGAGGGAAAAGAGGAGATCGAAAAAGAGTATGGAGCCATTTCCTCCAGCTCCACTGCTACTATTTTGCGAAAGATCATAGAATTGGAAGGCGAAGGCGGAGAAATTTTCTTTGGTGAACCGTCCTTTGAGGTGGAAGACTTAATCAAAAAAGATAATGATGGTAAAGGACAGATTAGCATCATTCGTCTAACAGAAATTCAATCAAAGCCCAGACTCTTCTCTACATTTATGTTAAGCCTACTGACAGAAATATATGCCAATTTCCCCGAAGAAGGAGATTTGAAGCAACCCAAACTAGCCTTATTCATTGACGAAGCTCATCTAGTGTTTGAAGAAGCATCCAAAGACCTAGTCAATCAGATTGAATCTATGGTGCGTCTCATACGCTCAAAAGGGGTAGCCGTATTTTTCTGTACGCAATCTCCTACCGACATTCCTTCGGACATCTTAGCACAGTTGGGATTAAAGATCCAACACGCCTTACGTGCGTTTACTGCCAATGACCGCAAAGCCATAAAAGAGGCCTCTGCGAATTACCCCGAAACAGATTTTTATGAGGTCGACAAGGAGATCACGGAGCTTGGGATCGGAGAGGCCTTTATCACTGCCTTAAATACAAAAGGGATACCAACGGCACTCGTGAGAACCATATTGAAGCCGCCTTCCTCTCGCATGGGAATTTTGGAACCCAAGGAAATCGCAGAGATTTTGGATGGATCTGACTTGGTCAAAAAGTATGCCAAAGATTTAGACAGGGAGTCTGCCTACGAAATTCTCTCGAAGAAAGTGGCTGAAATTGCAGACGGTGAAGAGAGTACGGAAGAGGAAAGCCAAGGCAAATCTACGAAAAAAGCCCGCCGCAAACAATTAGAAGAGGACCCAAGCTTTGTGGAAAAGCTTTCCAAAAACCCTTTGGCACGTGAAGTCGGAAGGACAGTTGCCAAGGAAGTGACAAGAGGCCTTTTAGGCATGTTGGGCATCCCTGCTGGCAAACGCACAAAACGAAAACGATCGGGGCTTTTTGGATTTTAG
- the groES gene encoding co-chaperone GroES — protein sequence MATIKPLGDRVVIEPKSEAEEKIGSIIVPDTAKEKPQEGKVTAVGQGRYEDGKLVPLEVKVGDTVLYGKYSGTEIKQGGKDYLIIRENDILAVVSN from the coding sequence ATGGCAACGATCAAACCGTTGGGAGATAGAGTTGTAATCGAGCCTAAATCAGAGGCAGAAGAGAAAATTGGATCCATCATCGTACCTGACACTGCAAAGGAAAAACCGCAAGAAGGCAAAGTGACTGCAGTCGGCCAAGGTCGTTACGAGGACGGCAAACTAGTCCCACTCGAAGTAAAAGTGGGCGATACCGTTCTTTACGGAAAGTATTCCGGAACCGAAATCAAACAAGGTGGCAAAGACTACCTAATCATCCGTGAGAATGACATTCTCGCAGTTGTTTCCAACTAA
- the groL gene encoding chaperonin GroEL (60 kDa chaperone family; promotes refolding of misfolded polypeptides especially under stressful conditions; forms two stacked rings of heptamers to form a barrel-shaped 14mer; ends can be capped by GroES; misfolded proteins enter the barrel where they are refolded when GroES binds), translated as MAKTIEFDESARRKLLSGVNKLANAVKVTLGPKGRNVVIDKKFGAPTITKDGVTVAKEVELEDPIENMGAQMVKEVSTKTNDIAGDGTTTATILAQAIVNEGLKNVTAGANPMALKHGIDKAVSCAVDEIKKRAIKINSKAEYANVATISANNDPEIGNLIAQAFDKVGKEGVITVDEAKSIETTLDIVEGMQFDRGYISPYMVTDPESMTATFADPFILIYDKKIASMKDLLPILEKIAQAGRPLVIIAEEVEGEALATIVVNTLRKTIQCVAVKAPGFGDRRKAMLEDIAILTGGQVISEDLGMKLENADVKMLGRAKKIVVDKENTTIIEGSGSSKDIQGRVSQIKKQIEDTTSDYDREKLQERLAKLAGGVAVIHVGAATEVEMKEKKARVEDALSATRAAVEEGIVPGGGLTLLRAQEAVKALDLTGDEKTGASIVLRALEEPIRMITSNAGLEGSVIVEQARAKKGNEGFNALTMVWEDLIKAGVVDPAKVVRSALQNAASIGAMILTTEVTITDKPEPKDAGGGMPGGMGGMGGMGGMGGMM; from the coding sequence ATGGCTAAAACAATAGAATTTGATGAATCAGCTCGGAGAAAACTTCTTAGTGGAGTCAACAAACTCGCTAATGCAGTTAAGGTAACTCTCGGACCAAAAGGCCGAAACGTAGTTATCGATAAAAAATTTGGAGCACCAACCATCACAAAAGATGGTGTCACTGTAGCGAAGGAAGTCGAACTTGAAGACCCTATTGAAAACATGGGTGCTCAGATGGTAAAAGAAGTCTCCACAAAAACCAACGACATCGCTGGTGACGGAACTACGACTGCGACTATCCTTGCACAAGCAATTGTAAACGAAGGATTGAAAAACGTAACTGCTGGTGCAAACCCTATGGCTTTGAAGCATGGGATCGATAAAGCAGTTAGCTGTGCTGTAGACGAAATCAAAAAACGTGCGATCAAAATCAATAGCAAAGCTGAATATGCGAATGTTGCGACAATCTCTGCTAACAATGACCCTGAGATCGGAAATTTGATTGCACAAGCTTTTGATAAAGTTGGAAAAGAAGGTGTCATCACTGTAGATGAAGCAAAATCCATCGAAACTACTTTGGATATCGTAGAAGGTATGCAATTTGATAGAGGATACATTTCTCCTTATATGGTGACTGATCCAGAATCTATGACTGCTACTTTTGCAGATCCTTTCATCTTGATCTACGACAAAAAAATCGCATCGATGAAAGACCTACTCCCAATTCTGGAAAAGATTGCTCAAGCGGGAAGACCACTTGTGATCATCGCGGAAGAAGTAGAAGGCGAAGCTCTCGCAACAATCGTTGTAAACACTCTCAGAAAAACAATCCAGTGTGTGGCTGTTAAAGCTCCTGGGTTTGGCGACAGAAGAAAAGCTATGTTGGAAGACATCGCTATCCTAACTGGCGGTCAAGTGATCTCCGAAGATTTGGGTATGAAGCTTGAAAACGCTGATGTTAAGATGTTGGGTCGTGCAAAAAAAATCGTAGTCGATAAAGAAAACACAACCATCATCGAAGGTTCTGGATCCTCCAAAGACATCCAAGGCCGCGTAAGCCAAATCAAAAAACAAATCGAAGACACTACTTCTGATTACGACAGAGAAAAACTCCAAGAACGTCTTGCTAAGTTAGCTGGCGGTGTTGCCGTTATCCACGTTGGTGCTGCTACAGAAGTCGAAATGAAAGAGAAAAAGGCTCGTGTTGAGGATGCTCTTTCTGCAACTCGTGCAGCTGTAGAAGAAGGTATTGTTCCTGGTGGTGGATTGACTCTTCTCCGTGCGCAAGAAGCTGTGAAAGCTCTAGACCTTACTGGGGATGAAAAAACAGGTGCAAGCATCGTTTTGAGAGCACTTGAAGAGCCTATCAGAATGATCACTAGCAACGCAGGTTTAGAAGGTTCTGTGATCGTAGAACAAGCTCGTGCCAAAAAAGGCAACGAAGGTTTTAACGCCCTTACAATGGTATGGGAAGATCTAATAAAAGCTGGAGTCGTAGATCCTGCGAAAGTAGTACGTTCTGCACTCCAAAATGCAGCTTCTATCGGTGCGATGATTCTCACGACAGAAGTTACAATCACTGACAAACCAGAACCTAAAGACGCTGGTGGCGGAATGCCAGGCGGAATGGGTGGTATGGGCGGAATGGGAGGCATGGGTGGAATGATGTAA
- a CDS encoding PP2C family protein-serine/threonine phosphatase — translation MKWISREEFLGFEKEPVFTNNDFIEYKIPWMSMQSYADKVLYARRVIQGIDTVDNPSLFIRGGGKIMAVYLNEKKITWQLLPKENSDDFIFNTAYFPVIPLNPEDEGKVLSVFFYAEKNFPVGFTEAPIVATQSENYKAVANRNQIFASLGFFFFALGIFSSYLYLRRKKRAIIAFTLFSLVSGIHFMAQVGFWGYFYYDSYNANFYIFTLSLFFIPVTGLYFFDKLFGLGRGNIIRMLWQFQFLFSSSVLCLAHFEVITYPIAFMTFLWVVAPSLLMQIFVSLGEFFLKKPRAWILVLGSIALLLFNLHDVMATLGKINSINRLSPWGFFLFVVSLSLYGEEVFRNSEVKFAALQREIVTAARIQNAILPPKAPAWTDLEVAVYYQPSHEVGGDFYDLQALGDKKYGILIADVVGHGLGASIIASLSKFSFFQNFIHWKNPSFLLSAMNEYLVSRSNGRFTTAAYFYFDMEKHKLVVANAGHPSFLHYSHHSDTIFEIKPKGKPLGIFESLTYLEEEFTFDPGDSFLFYTDGLTEETGVGSQEFGLEELKTIFKRTLQDKSQVSLESLVQQFQDVIQLEGLPHDDITILFVRIPK, via the coding sequence ATGAAATGGATTTCAAGAGAGGAATTCCTTGGATTTGAAAAAGAACCAGTATTTACAAACAATGATTTTATAGAATATAAAATCCCTTGGATGTCTATGCAGAGTTATGCGGACAAAGTTCTCTATGCCAGAAGAGTTATACAAGGTATTGATACGGTAGACAATCCATCACTATTCATTAGAGGCGGTGGAAAGATTATGGCTGTCTATTTGAATGAAAAAAAAATCACCTGGCAACTTTTACCGAAAGAAAATTCCGATGACTTTATATTCAACACGGCTTATTTCCCCGTGATCCCCTTGAATCCTGAAGATGAAGGGAAGGTACTTTCTGTATTTTTTTATGCAGAGAAAAATTTTCCAGTGGGATTCACGGAAGCCCCCATCGTAGCCACCCAGTCCGAAAACTACAAAGCCGTAGCAAACCGTAACCAAATCTTTGCTAGTCTAGGTTTTTTCTTTTTTGCACTTGGCATCTTTTCTAGTTATCTCTATTTGCGTAGAAAAAAAAGAGCTATCATAGCATTTACACTGTTTTCCCTTGTTTCAGGCATTCATTTCATGGCACAAGTTGGATTTTGGGGGTATTTTTACTATGATTCCTACAATGCTAATTTCTATATTTTTACTCTTTCCTTATTTTTCATCCCGGTGACGGGTCTTTATTTCTTTGATAAACTTTTTGGTTTAGGTCGTGGCAATATCATTCGGATGTTGTGGCAATTTCAATTTTTATTCAGTTCTTCGGTTCTTTGTTTGGCTCATTTTGAAGTCATTACATATCCCATAGCTTTTATGACGTTTCTTTGGGTTGTTGCTCCCTCTCTATTAATGCAGATTTTTGTTTCTTTGGGTGAATTCTTTCTCAAAAAGCCACGAGCTTGGATTTTAGTATTGGGAAGCATCGCATTATTATTGTTTAACCTTCATGATGTAATGGCTACGCTAGGGAAAATAAACTCCATCAACCGCCTTTCTCCTTGGGGTTTCTTTCTTTTTGTTGTTTCATTGTCTCTGTACGGTGAAGAAGTATTTAGAAATTCAGAGGTAAAGTTTGCAGCCCTGCAGAGAGAAATTGTGACTGCTGCTCGGATACAAAATGCAATTTTGCCTCCCAAGGCTCCCGCCTGGACAGATTTAGAAGTTGCTGTGTACTACCAGCCGTCTCACGAAGTTGGTGGGGATTTTTATGACCTTCAAGCATTGGGTGACAAAAAATATGGAATATTGATAGCCGATGTAGTCGGGCATGGATTGGGTGCTTCTATCATAGCCTCTCTTTCGAAATTTTCTTTCTTTCAAAACTTTATACATTGGAAAAATCCATCATTTCTCTTATCGGCGATGAACGAGTATTTGGTGAGTCGATCTAATGGAAGATTTACGACAGCAGCTTATTTTTATTTCGACATGGAGAAACACAAACTAGTAGTAGCGAATGCAGGTCATCCTTCGTTTCTCCATTATTCCCATCATTCTGATACAATTTTTGAAATTAAGCCAAAAGGCAAACCATTGGGTATTTTTGAGAGTTTGACCTATTTAGAAGAGGAGTTTACCTTTGATCCAGGGGATTCTTTTTTATTTTATACGGATGGTTTAACAGAGGAGACTGGTGTTGGATCCCAAGAGTTTGGATTAGAAGAATTAAAAACGATATTCAAACGAACTCTACAAGATAAATCTCAAGTTTCTTTAGAATCACTGGTACAACAATTCCAAGATGTTATTCAGCTAGAGGGTCTGCCTCACGATGATATCACGATTCTTTTTGTTCGGATTCCAAAATAA
- a CDS encoding peptide chain release factor family protein encodes MALIFPVSIAKMELLRKSMERLNIQESDLKETFVKASGNGGQNVNKVSTAVRLVHLPSGIQIQCSIYRTQALNRYKARALLCNQLAESLVIPEEMKRNKEAVRKKKRKNDQKRRSKKKYAALGNIE; translated from the coding sequence ATGGCTTTGATCTTCCCTGTTTCCATCGCAAAAATGGAGCTACTCCGAAAGAGTATGGAGAGGCTTAACATCCAAGAATCCGATCTGAAAGAAACGTTCGTGAAAGCATCAGGGAATGGTGGCCAGAATGTGAACAAAGTGTCCACAGCCGTTCGTTTAGTTCATTTGCCTTCGGGTATCCAAATCCAATGTTCCATCTATAGAACACAGGCTTTGAATCGATATAAAGCGAGAGCTTTGCTCTGCAATCAGTTGGCCGAATCCTTAGTAATACCAGAAGAAATGAAACGGAATAAGGAAGCTGTCAGAAAGAAAAAGAGAAAAAACGATCAAAAGAGACGATCCAAAAAAAAGTATGCAGCTCTTGGAAACATAGAATGA